Proteins from a single region of Pseudodesulfovibrio portus:
- the ettA gene encoding energy-dependent translational throttle protein EttA gives MANEPDKIIYSMYKVSKKHGQREVLKNISLSYFYGAKIGVLGLNGSGKSSLLRILAGVDTDFEGETHVKEGFTVGYLEQEPLADETRTVREVVEEGVGEIMEIIREYNGINERFAEPMEADEMDALIERQGKVQELMDAKGAWDIDSKLEMAMDSLRCPPGDTSVSVISGGEKRRVALCRLLLQNPDILLLDEPTNHLDADSVAWLERYLSTFPGTVIAVTHDRYFLDNVAGWILELDRGRGIPWKGNYSSWLEQKQNRLSQEGKQEADRQKTLERELEWIRMSPKGRRAKSKARINAYEAMVSHESERLADDLQIYIPPGPHLGKQVIVAEHVSKSMGDKLLMEDVSFILPPNAIVGIVGPNGAGKSTLCRMIVGEEQPDAGTLTLGSTVELAYADQNRGSLTPGKTVYEVISGGAEFIKLGDREVNARAYCSRFNFAGQDQQKMVDVLSGGERNRVHMAQMLKSGSNVLILDEPTNDLDVNTMRALEDGLENFAGCVLVISHDRWFLDRIATHIIAFEGDSKVVMCEGGYTDYVEDRKKRLGAEADQPHRIKFRKLTR, from the coding sequence ATGGCCAACGAACCGGACAAGATAATCTATTCAATGTACAAGGTGTCCAAGAAGCATGGACAGCGGGAAGTGCTCAAGAACATTTCCCTGTCCTACTTCTATGGAGCGAAGATCGGCGTGCTCGGCCTCAACGGCTCGGGCAAGTCCTCCCTGCTCAGGATTCTGGCGGGCGTGGACACGGATTTCGAGGGCGAGACCCACGTCAAGGAAGGGTTCACCGTCGGCTACCTCGAGCAGGAACCCCTGGCCGATGAGACCCGCACGGTCCGCGAGGTCGTGGAAGAGGGCGTGGGCGAGATCATGGAGATCATCCGCGAGTACAACGGGATCAACGAACGATTCGCCGAGCCCATGGAAGCGGACGAAATGGACGCGCTCATCGAGCGTCAGGGCAAGGTCCAGGAGCTCATGGATGCCAAGGGCGCCTGGGACATCGATTCAAAGCTCGAAATGGCCATGGATTCCCTGCGCTGCCCTCCAGGCGACACGTCGGTATCCGTCATTTCCGGCGGCGAGAAGCGCCGTGTGGCCCTGTGCCGGCTGCTGCTCCAGAATCCGGACATCCTGCTGCTGGACGAACCCACCAACCATCTGGACGCGGATTCCGTGGCCTGGCTGGAGCGGTATCTGTCCACCTTCCCGGGCACGGTCATCGCCGTGACCCACGACCGCTATTTCCTGGACAACGTGGCCGGATGGATTCTGGAACTGGATCGCGGCCGAGGCATCCCGTGGAAGGGCAATTATTCTTCCTGGTTGGAGCAGAAGCAGAACCGTTTGTCCCAGGAAGGCAAGCAGGAAGCGGATCGCCAGAAGACGCTTGAGCGCGAGCTCGAGTGGATTCGCATGTCGCCCAAGGGACGCCGGGCCAAGTCCAAGGCGCGCATCAACGCCTACGAGGCCATGGTCAGCCATGAGTCCGAGCGGCTGGCCGACGACCTCCAGATCTACATCCCGCCGGGACCGCATCTCGGCAAGCAGGTCATTGTGGCCGAACACGTGTCCAAGTCCATGGGCGACAAGCTGCTCATGGAAGACGTCAGCTTCATCCTGCCCCCCAATGCCATCGTGGGCATTGTCGGCCCCAACGGCGCGGGCAAGTCCACCCTGTGCCGGATGATCGTGGGCGAGGAACAGCCCGACGCCGGGACCCTGACCCTGGGGTCAACGGTGGAGCTGGCCTATGCCGACCAGAACCGCGGATCGCTCACGCCGGGCAAGACCGTGTACGAGGTCATCAGCGGCGGGGCGGAGTTCATCAAGCTGGGCGACCGCGAGGTCAATGCCCGCGCTTATTGCTCCCGGTTCAACTTTGCCGGTCAGGATCAGCAGAAAATGGTGGACGTGCTTTCCGGCGGTGAGCGCAACCGCGTTCACATGGCCCAGATGCTCAAGTCCGGCTCCAATGTCTTGATTCTCGACGAACCGACCAACGACCTGGACGTGAACACCATGCGCGCTCTGGAGGACGGCTTGGAAAACTTCGCGGGCTGCGTGCTGGTCATCAGCCATGACCGTTGGTTCCTGGACCGTATCGCCACCCACATCATTGCCTTTGAAGGCGATTCAAAGGTGGTCATGTGCGAGGGCGGTTACACCGACTATGTGGAAGATCGCAAAAAGCGGCTCGGTGCAGAGGCGGATCAGCCGCACCGCATCAAGTTCCGCAAGCTGACACGATAG
- a CDS encoding 2-oxoacid:ferredoxin oxidoreductase subunit beta, giving the protein MVSMEDYGDVQTSWCPGCGNFSILKSVKTALAEMDIAPHEVMIASGIGQAAKTPHYLNCHMFNGLHGRSLPMAQGMKMANPDMPVLCISGDGCSYGEGGNHFLAAIRRNLDITLLVHDNQIYGLTKGQASPTTAEGHVTKVQPSGVRSRAFNPMTTAVAMKTGFVARAFSGEPDHLVSVIKEAMAHPGFSLVDILQPCVSFNKVNTFAWYQERTYFLEDHDPTDWAKAMGVADEFDERIPLGVIYRNDRAPYPLDRQLAVHEYDRNDLKGVMQSYT; this is encoded by the coding sequence ATGGTATCCATGGAAGATTACGGCGACGTCCAGACCAGCTGGTGCCCCGGTTGCGGCAACTTCTCCATCCTGAAGAGCGTGAAGACCGCGCTGGCGGAGATGGATATCGCCCCGCACGAGGTGATGATCGCCTCTGGCATCGGCCAGGCGGCCAAGACGCCGCATTATCTCAACTGCCACATGTTCAACGGGCTGCACGGGCGCTCCCTGCCCATGGCCCAGGGCATGAAGATGGCCAACCCGGACATGCCGGTCCTGTGCATTTCCGGCGACGGATGCAGCTACGGCGAGGGCGGGAATCACTTCCTGGCCGCCATCCGGCGGAATCTGGACATCACGTTGCTGGTGCACGACAATCAGATTTACGGATTGACCAAGGGGCAGGCCAGCCCGACCACGGCCGAGGGGCACGTGACCAAGGTCCAGCCGTCGGGCGTCCGGTCCCGGGCCTTCAACCCCATGACCACGGCCGTGGCCATGAAGACCGGCTTCGTGGCCAGGGCGTTTTCCGGCGAGCCGGACCACCTGGTCTCGGTCATCAAGGAGGCAATGGCCCACCCCGGCTTCTCCCTGGTGGACATCCTGCAACCGTGCGTGTCCTTCAACAAGGTCAACACCTTTGCCTGGTACCAGGAGCGGACGTATTTCCTCGAGGACCACGATCCGACCGATTGGGCCAAGGCCATGGGTGTGGCCGACGAGTTCGACGAACGCATTCCCCTGGGCGTTATTTACAGGAATGACCGCGCGCCGTATCCGCTGGACCGGCAGCTGGCGGTGCACGAGTACGACCGAAATGACTTGAAAGGCGTGATGCAGTCGTATACCTAG
- a CDS encoding 2-oxoacid:acceptor oxidoreductase subunit alpha — protein MSEAGMNIVIGGAAGQGLATIGRLMSKAVVRAGYHLLVTQKYMSRVRGGHNTFAIRMGPEPVYGPTESIDILVALNQETVDKHRGRLAEGGLVLAGDDLDIGDLNALRIPFKELASKPLFYNTVALGVLAATVCNDETILEKLLDETFAKKGDKVVEMNVDVVRAAFDWVRGQEFNFTCLAPPEEDGGMMMVNGNEAIALGALAAGCNFVSFYPMTPGTSVATTLIAKGAPLGLVYEQMEDEIAAVNIALGASYAGARPMVTTSGGGFALMTEGVSLAGVSETPVVITVAQRPGPATGMATRTEQADLDLVLYAGHGEFPRAILAPADVEQCFYLTHLAFDLAESFQTPVFVLTDQHLADSYQGVAPFDLDDLPDVARPMREAEEGYKRYALSEDGVSPRLVPGFGRALVRADSHEHDETGWITEDGMNRVVQNSKRLDKAFGLEDEVVEPDYYGEDAPDVLLVCWGSSLGACLDAMEKAENGKTMAVLHFSQVYPLCESLFMDDLEKAGTVVAVEGNATGQFAKLITRETGFSINNHILRFDGRPLTPEYVLAGLNGII, from the coding sequence ATGTCTGAAGCCGGTATGAACATCGTCATAGGCGGGGCTGCGGGGCAGGGGTTGGCGACCATTGGTCGGCTCATGTCCAAGGCCGTTGTCAGGGCAGGCTACCACCTGCTGGTGACACAGAAATACATGTCCCGGGTGCGGGGAGGGCACAACACCTTCGCCATACGAATGGGGCCGGAACCTGTGTACGGTCCCACCGAGTCCATCGATATCCTGGTGGCCCTGAACCAGGAGACCGTCGACAAACACCGGGGGAGACTGGCGGAAGGAGGGCTCGTTCTGGCGGGCGACGACCTCGACATCGGCGATCTGAACGCGCTGCGCATTCCTTTCAAGGAACTGGCTTCCAAGCCGCTGTTTTACAACACTGTCGCCCTGGGCGTACTCGCGGCCACTGTGTGCAACGACGAGACCATTCTGGAGAAGCTTCTGGACGAGACTTTCGCCAAGAAGGGCGACAAGGTCGTCGAAATGAACGTGGACGTTGTGCGCGCCGCCTTCGACTGGGTCAGGGGGCAGGAGTTCAACTTCACCTGCCTTGCCCCGCCCGAGGAAGACGGCGGCATGATGATGGTCAACGGCAATGAGGCCATCGCCCTGGGCGCGTTGGCGGCCGGGTGTAATTTCGTATCTTTTTATCCCATGACGCCGGGTACTTCCGTGGCCACGACACTGATCGCCAAGGGCGCTCCTCTCGGCCTGGTCTACGAGCAGATGGAGGATGAGATCGCGGCGGTCAACATCGCGCTGGGCGCTTCCTATGCCGGGGCCCGGCCCATGGTCACCACCTCGGGCGGGGGATTCGCGCTCATGACCGAGGGCGTCAGCCTGGCGGGCGTGTCCGAAACCCCTGTGGTCATCACCGTGGCGCAACGGCCCGGCCCGGCGACGGGCATGGCCACGCGTACGGAGCAGGCGGATCTGGACCTGGTCCTGTACGCCGGGCACGGCGAGTTCCCGCGCGCGATTCTGGCTCCGGCCGATGTCGAGCAATGTTTTTATCTCACCCATCTGGCCTTTGACCTGGCCGAATCATTCCAGACGCCGGTATTCGTTCTGACCGACCAGCATCTGGCCGATTCATACCAGGGGGTTGCTCCTTTCGACCTCGACGACCTGCCCGACGTGGCCCGCCCCATGAGGGAGGCGGAGGAGGGGTACAAGCGATACGCCCTGAGCGAGGACGGCGTCTCGCCCCGCCTGGTGCCCGGTTTCGGCAGGGCGTTGGTCCGGGCGGACTCCCACGAGCACGACGAAACGGGTTGGATCACCGAGGACGGCATGAACCGTGTGGTCCAGAACTCCAAGCGACTGGACAAGGCCTTCGGCCTTGAGGACGAGGTCGTCGAGCCTGATTATTACGGCGAAGACGCTCCGGACGTCCTGCTGGTCTGCTGGGGATCGAGCCTCGGCGCCTGCCTGGACGCCATGGAAAAGGCCGAGAACGGCAAAACCATGGCCGTCCTGCACTTCAGCCAGGTTTATCCCCTGTGCGAATCGCTTTTCATGGACGACCTGGAAAAGGCCGGGACCGTGGTGGCCGTTGAAGGCAACGCCACGGGCCAGTTCGCCAAGTTGATCACGCGCGAGACCGGGTTCTCCATCAACAACCATATCCTGCGGTTCGACGGGCGTCCCCTGACGCCGGAATACGTTCTCGCCGGTCTCAACGGCATCATCTAG
- a CDS encoding ferritin, with amino-acid sequence MLSEKLEDALNAQMNWEIYSAHIYLSMSSHFAQQGLAGISQWMYAQYQEEMFHAMKFFNYINEAGGHAKLGTIEAPAYSWETPLAAFEEALEHEKGVTARINAIADLAMDERNHAVGIFLQWFISEQVEEEDSVSDAVGKLKMVGDGGGLFMLDRDLGTRVFTPPAAE; translated from the coding sequence ATGCTCAGCGAAAAATTGGAAGATGCGCTCAACGCGCAGATGAATTGGGAAATCTATTCGGCTCACATCTATCTTTCCATGTCCTCCCATTTTGCCCAGCAGGGACTGGCGGGCATCAGCCAGTGGATGTACGCCCAGTATCAGGAAGAGATGTTCCATGCCATGAAGTTCTTCAACTACATCAACGAGGCGGGCGGGCACGCCAAGCTCGGCACCATCGAGGCCCCCGCCTATTCCTGGGAGACCCCGCTGGCAGCCTTTGAGGAAGCCCTGGAACACGAGAAAGGCGTGACCGCGCGCATCAACGCCATCGCCGATCTGGCCATGGACGAGCGCAACCACGCCGTCGGCATCTTCCTGCAATGGTTCATTTCCGAGCAGGTCGAGGAAGAGGATTCCGTGTCCGATGCCGTGGGCAAGCTGAAGATGGTCGGCGACGGCGGCGGGCTGTTCATGCTCGATCGCGATCTCGGCACACGGGTGTTTACGCCTCCGGCAGCCGAATAG
- the recD2 gene encoding SF1B family DNA helicase RecD2 yields MPDEKLTYLPGAEVVGVIYHNKENGYAIARVKVKDEPGQTTIVGTLGELAAGSTLDLHGKWISHPKFGRQFEVSTFEQARPATENGVIRFLQSSIKGVGEKTATIMVEEHGVEVLDILDDDPERLLSIRGISKKKLADIIESWSRQREIKNLLVFLQTHNVPTTFAGKIFHLHGAQAERKLRENPYDLAYEIRGVGFKTADQMAMKLGFERDCAQRLEAALAYTLLTTCERNGHLFLPKPKLLEDVARMLDTTDFEKLELALYGLEEKKRIRIEDLSEQGISEAVYLIYFYHFENETTKRLYQLISHPTPVSRKKIDKTLPLVEEKLGFNLSDEQREAVFEACSNKVFIITGGPGTGKTTITKAIMLTLKELGLKIKQAAPTGRAAKRMTEATGYPAKTVHRLLQFQPDGGFHYCEDQKLKADVLVVDEASMVDAQLFVAILRALPHTCRLILVGDVNQLPSVGPGNVLGDLIESRRVPCAVLTHIFRQAQESFIVVNAHRINEGQFPRQHPCQAPEADFFWIPQDDPLKVQKLILDSVCDRIPQRYGLDPMRDIQVLTPMHKGDVGTQALNVALQDRLNPSRPGVRELKRKFATYREGDRVIQLKNNYDKEVFNGDLGWIVEADPDEHELMIEFDGNFVHFETSELDELGLAYAVSVHKSQGSEYPAVVMPVVTQHFLLLQRNLLYTGLTRARELAVLIGSERAFNIGLNNVTAGKRNTHLSHRLRAIFAENSLY; encoded by the coding sequence ATGCCCGATGAAAAGCTGACCTACCTGCCCGGCGCCGAAGTCGTGGGCGTGATCTATCACAACAAGGAAAACGGCTATGCCATCGCCCGGGTGAAGGTGAAGGACGAGCCGGGCCAGACGACCATCGTCGGCACCCTTGGCGAACTGGCCGCCGGGTCCACGCTGGATCTGCACGGGAAGTGGATCAGCCACCCCAAGTTCGGCCGCCAGTTCGAGGTGTCCACCTTTGAACAGGCCCGGCCTGCCACCGAGAACGGCGTCATCCGCTTTCTCCAGTCATCCATCAAGGGCGTGGGCGAGAAGACGGCCACCATCATGGTGGAGGAGCACGGCGTGGAGGTGCTGGACATCCTGGACGACGATCCCGAGCGGTTGCTGTCCATTCGCGGCATTTCAAAGAAGAAGCTTGCGGACATCATCGAGTCCTGGTCCAGGCAGCGGGAGATAAAGAACCTGCTGGTCTTCCTCCAGACCCACAACGTGCCCACCACTTTTGCCGGGAAGATTTTCCATCTGCACGGGGCGCAGGCCGAACGCAAGCTGCGGGAGAATCCCTACGATCTGGCCTACGAGATACGCGGCGTGGGTTTCAAGACCGCTGACCAGATGGCCATGAAACTCGGCTTCGAACGGGACTGCGCGCAAAGGCTTGAGGCGGCCCTGGCCTACACCCTGTTGACCACCTGCGAGCGCAACGGGCACCTTTTCCTGCCCAAGCCCAAACTCTTGGAAGATGTGGCCCGGATGCTCGACACCACGGATTTCGAGAAGCTGGAGCTGGCCCTGTACGGGCTGGAGGAAAAGAAACGCATCCGCATCGAGGACCTGTCGGAGCAGGGAATATCAGAGGCGGTCTATCTGATCTATTTCTATCATTTCGAGAACGAGACCACCAAGCGCCTCTATCAGCTCATCAGCCATCCCACGCCGGTCAGCCGCAAGAAGATCGACAAGACCCTGCCGCTCGTGGAGGAGAAGCTGGGCTTCAACCTGTCGGACGAACAGCGCGAGGCCGTGTTCGAGGCCTGCTCCAACAAGGTGTTCATCATCACCGGCGGACCCGGCACAGGCAAGACCACCATCACCAAGGCGATCATGCTCACGCTGAAGGAGCTGGGGCTCAAGATCAAGCAGGCGGCACCCACGGGGCGCGCGGCCAAACGCATGACCGAGGCCACGGGGTATCCGGCCAAAACCGTGCACCGGCTGCTGCAGTTCCAGCCCGACGGCGGCTTCCACTACTGCGAGGACCAGAAACTCAAGGCGGACGTGCTGGTGGTGGACGAGGCGAGCATGGTGGACGCCCAGCTCTTCGTGGCCATCCTCCGGGCGCTGCCGCACACCTGCCGCCTGATCCTGGTGGGGGACGTGAACCAGTTGCCCAGCGTGGGGCCGGGCAACGTACTCGGCGATCTGATCGAATCCCGGCGCGTGCCGTGCGCGGTGCTGACGCACATCTTCCGTCAGGCCCAGGAAAGTTTCATCGTGGTCAACGCCCACCGCATCAACGAAGGGCAGTTCCCGCGCCAGCATCCCTGCCAGGCCCCCGAGGCCGATTTCTTCTGGATTCCGCAGGACGACCCCCTCAAGGTCCAAAAGCTGATTCTGGACTCCGTGTGCGACCGCATTCCCCAGCGCTACGGGCTCGACCCCATGCGCGACATCCAGGTGCTCACCCCCATGCACAAGGGGGATGTGGGCACCCAGGCGCTCAATGTGGCCCTGCAGGACCGGCTCAACCCGTCGCGGCCGGGCGTGCGCGAGCTCAAGCGCAAGTTCGCCACCTACCGGGAAGGGGATCGCGTCATCCAGCTCAAGAACAACTACGACAAGGAAGTGTTCAACGGCGACCTCGGCTGGATCGTGGAGGCGGACCCGGACGAGCACGAGTTGATGATCGAGTTCGACGGCAATTTCGTGCACTTCGAGACGAGCGAGCTGGATGAGCTGGGACTCGCCTACGCCGTGAGCGTGCACAAGTCCCAGGGCAGTGAATATCCGGCGGTGGTCATGCCGGTGGTCACACAGCATTTCCTCCTGCTCCAGCGCAACCTGCTCTACACCGGCCTGACCCGCGCTCGCGAGCTGGCCGTGCTCATCGGTTCCGAGCGGGCCTTCAACATCGGTCTGAACAACGTCACCGCAGGCAAGAGGAATACCCATCTTTCTCACCGGTTACGCGCTATTTTCGCGGAAAACAGCCTGTATTGA
- the recR gene encoding recombination mediator RecR — translation MQNLPGPLKEVVDQLSGLPGIGPKSALRIALTLLKMPREKAGGVGQSIIELRERLCLCEQCACLAESSPCAICADPSRDDAQLCVVPEWDALLAMEDMGVYRGKYLVLGGLLSPLDGVDPSQLEVDRLRSRLSEGGISEMILALGATLDAEATASYIKNLVETEFPGVSVSRLAQGIPIGAEVKFMDKETLKQSLVHRQKI, via the coding sequence TTGCAGAATCTCCCCGGACCGCTCAAGGAAGTGGTCGACCAACTCTCCGGACTGCCGGGCATCGGCCCCAAGTCCGCGCTTCGCATCGCCTTGACCCTGCTCAAGATGCCGCGTGAGAAAGCGGGCGGCGTGGGCCAGTCTATCATAGAGTTGCGCGAGCGGCTCTGCCTGTGCGAGCAGTGCGCCTGCCTGGCCGAATCCAGCCCGTGCGCCATCTGCGCGGACCCCTCGCGGGACGACGCGCAGCTCTGCGTGGTGCCCGAATGGGACGCGTTGCTGGCCATGGAGGACATGGGCGTGTATCGCGGCAAGTATCTCGTCCTTGGCGGCCTGCTGTCGCCTCTGGACGGGGTTGACCCCTCCCAGCTCGAGGTGGACCGGCTGCGCAGCCGTCTGTCCGAAGGCGGGATCAGCGAGATGATTTTGGCGCTGGGCGCGACGCTGGACGCCGAGGCAACGGCCTCCTACATCAAGAATCTGGTTGAGACCGAGTTTCCGGGCGTATCCGTCAGCCGTTTGGCCCAGGGCATCCCCATCGGTGCGGAAGTCAAGTTCATGGACAAGGAGACGCTCAAGCAGTCCCTGGTCCACAGGCAGAAAATCTAG
- a CDS encoding YbaB/EbfC family nucleoid-associated protein: MKGMNEMIRQAQVMQRKMTQAQEELKTKEVAATSGGGMVTVKCTGAQEITAVVIEESVMEAGDVEMLQDLVMTAANEAIKKSKDMMEEAMKGVTGGMSIPGMF, from the coding sequence ATGAAAGGCATGAACGAGATGATCCGCCAGGCGCAGGTCATGCAGCGCAAGATGACCCAGGCCCAGGAAGAACTCAAGACCAAGGAAGTCGCAGCCACCAGCGGCGGCGGCATGGTCACGGTCAAGTGCACCGGCGCCCAGGAGATCACCGCCGTGGTCATCGAGGAATCCGTCATGGAAGCCGGGGATGTGGAAATGCTCCAGGACCTGGTCATGACTGCTGCGAACGAGGCCATCAAGAAGTCCAAGGACATGATGGAAGAGGCCATGAAGGGCGTGACCGGCGGCATGTCCATTCCGGGCATGTTTTAG
- the dnaX gene encoding DNA polymerase III subunit gamma/tau has translation MSTSNLTAKYRPQTFADVAGQAAIKAILSRAAAQDKIAPAYLFSGTRGVGKTTIARIFAKALNCVNAPTAEPCNKCDNCRQITAGVAVDVIEIDGASNRGIDDARRLKEDIGYAPVECRYKVFIIDEAHMLTKEAFNALLKTLEEPPPRATFIMATTEHHKFPATIISRCQHYTFKMLPQGELVTHLEKIMDAESLKFEPGALQIIAKRGAGSVRDSMSLLGQALAMGEDVLKEEDVRGFLGLAGQDVFFGLMEAMHSRDLVAVGQVLRQVLDQGLDLGFFLRELTSCWRNMFLLRQAGEAALPLLGLSGEEAAGWMDWAGRFEPTHIHACWQMTLDGQRKVMTSLEPALALELLLLNLTSLPDLIKLENVSAAPVQGGRTPQRPMTGGQGGPTGGMAGGPSPGSMQGQGGMGSQPQGFSPPPPPRPQQTPPPEQQPAQRPAPPTRPTPPPVRPSAPQAPMTQDPDPVVPSEATPMTEPPVPAPAGPRDWDGFLKFVEQRNGAAGVQVGMLHLAKGDMSGNELVVTCRSRTHCVQLTDKQTMAALGSLTKEYFGQTVDVRVETGDIEVPKSNRQLMEEAEKHPGVNKVMETFSAQMVSVSHRKQ, from the coding sequence ATGAGCACATCCAATCTCACTGCCAAGTACCGGCCCCAGACTTTCGCCGACGTGGCCGGGCAGGCCGCCATCAAGGCCATCCTGTCCCGGGCCGCCGCCCAGGACAAGATCGCGCCCGCCTATCTCTTTTCCGGCACGCGCGGCGTGGGCAAGACCACCATCGCCCGTATCTTCGCAAAGGCCCTCAACTGCGTGAACGCGCCCACGGCCGAGCCGTGCAACAAGTGCGACAACTGCCGCCAGATCACCGCCGGGGTGGCGGTGGACGTCATCGAGATCGACGGTGCGTCCAACCGCGGCATCGACGACGCCCGCCGTTTGAAAGAGGACATCGGCTACGCACCCGTCGAGTGCCGCTACAAGGTCTTCATCATCGACGAAGCGCACATGCTGACCAAGGAGGCGTTCAACGCGCTGCTCAAGACCCTTGAGGAGCCGCCGCCGCGCGCCACCTTCATCATGGCCACCACCGAGCATCACAAGTTCCCGGCCACCATCATCAGCCGGTGCCAGCATTACACCTTCAAGATGCTGCCCCAGGGCGAGCTGGTGACCCACTTGGAAAAGATAATGGACGCCGAGTCCCTCAAGTTCGAGCCGGGCGCGCTCCAGATCATCGCCAAGCGCGGCGCGGGCAGCGTGCGCGATTCCATGTCCCTCCTCGGCCAGGCCCTGGCCATGGGCGAGGACGTGCTCAAGGAAGAGGACGTGCGCGGATTCCTCGGCCTGGCGGGACAGGATGTCTTTTTCGGCCTCATGGAGGCCATGCACAGCCGCGACCTCGTGGCCGTGGGCCAGGTGCTCAGGCAGGTGCTGGACCAGGGGCTGGACCTCGGGTTCTTCCTGCGCGAATTGACGAGCTGCTGGCGAAACATGTTTCTGCTCAGGCAGGCGGGCGAGGCCGCGCTGCCGCTGCTCGGCCTGTCCGGGGAGGAGGCCGCCGGCTGGATGGACTGGGCGGGACGTTTCGAGCCTACCCATATCCATGCCTGTTGGCAGATGACCCTGGACGGCCAGCGCAAGGTCATGACCAGCCTGGAACCGGCCTTGGCCCTGGAACTGCTGCTGCTCAACCTGACCAGCCTGCCGGACCTGATCAAACTGGAGAACGTTTCCGCCGCGCCCGTGCAGGGCGGGCGGACGCCTCAGCGCCCCATGACCGGCGGGCAGGGCGGACCAACAGGGGGGATGGCAGGCGGCCCGTCGCCGGGCTCCATGCAGGGGCAGGGCGGCATGGGGTCGCAGCCGCAAGGATTTTCACCGCCGCCACCGCCCAGGCCGCAGCAGACGCCGCCACCTGAGCAACAACCCGCTCAGCGGCCCGCGCCGCCGACCAGGCCGACTCCCCCGCCTGTCCGGCCGTCCGCGCCACAGGCTCCGATGACGCAGGACCCCGATCCTGTTGTTCCCTCGGAGGCCACGCCCATGACCGAGCCGCCGGTACCGGCTCCGGCCGGACCGCGTGATTGGGACGGGTTTCTCAAGTTCGTGGAACAGCGCAACGGCGCGGCAGGTGTCCAGGTCGGCATGCTGCACCTGGCCAAGGGCGACATGTCGGGAAACGAGTTGGTGGTGACCTGCAGGTCCAGGACCCATTGCGTTCAACTGACCGACAAGCAGACGATGGCCGCCCTGGGTTCCCTGACAAAGGAATATTTCGGCCAGACGGTTGATGTTCGTGTGGAAACAGGCGATATCGAGGTCCCCAAATCGAACAGGCAGCTTATGGAGGAGGCGGAAAAACATCCCGGCGTGAACAAGGTCATGGAGACCTTCAGCGCGCAGATGGTTTCCGTCAGTCATCGCAAACAATAA
- a CDS encoding branched-chain amino acid transaminase produces the protein MVQKSETIWFDGEQVPWDEANVHVLTHTLHYGAGVFEGIRAYECADGSSEVFRLEEHMVRLVNSAKILGLTVPYSAEELTEAAVETLKRNNLAGAYVRPLIFIGDGAMGVHPGDNPIRTIIACWPWGAYLGEEALEKGINVKCSTYNRHHVNVMMTKSKACGNYVNSVLAKTEAVADGYDEAILLDTTGHVSEGSGENIFMVRGDIIYTPHQDGVLGGLTRDSIITLAGDLGYEVREEPLTRDMLYIADEVFFTGTAAELTPISSVDRRRIGDGKAGPVAKLLQTEYFKIVKGENPDYESWLHRYSVK, from the coding sequence ATGGTTCAGAAATCCGAAACCATCTGGTTTGACGGCGAACAAGTTCCCTGGGACGAGGCGAATGTCCATGTCCTGACACATACACTGCATTACGGCGCGGGCGTGTTCGAAGGCATCCGGGCCTACGAGTGCGCAGACGGCTCCTCCGAGGTGTTCCGTCTCGAGGAACACATGGTCCGCCTGGTCAACTCCGCCAAGATTCTGGGCCTCACGGTCCCGTATTCCGCCGAGGAGCTGACCGAGGCCGCCGTGGAGACCCTCAAGCGCAACAACCTGGCCGGCGCCTATGTCCGTCCGCTGATCTTCATCGGCGACGGCGCCATGGGCGTGCACCCCGGCGACAATCCCATCCGCACCATCATCGCCTGCTGGCCCTGGGGCGCGTACCTGGGTGAAGAGGCCCTGGAGAAGGGCATCAACGTCAAGTGCTCCACCTACAACCGCCACCACGTCAATGTCATGATGACCAAGTCCAAGGCGTGCGGCAACTACGTCAACTCCGTGCTGGCCAAGACCGAGGCCGTGGCCGACGGCTACGATGAGGCCATCCTGCTCGACACCACCGGCCACGTATCCGAGGGCTCGGGCGAAAACATCTTCATGGTCCGGGGCGATATCATATACACACCGCACCAGGACGGCGTGCTGGGCGGCCTGACCCGCGACTCCATCATTACCCTGGCGGGCGACCTCGGGTACGAAGTGCGCGAGGAACCCCTCACCCGCGACATGCTCTACATCGCCGACGAGGTGTTCTTCACCGGCACCGCCGCCGAGCTCACGCCCATCAGCTCCGTGGATCGCCGCCGGATCGGCGACGGCAAGGCCGGTCCCGTGGCCAAGCTGTTGCAGACCGAATACTTCAAGATCGTCAAGGGTGAGAACCCGGACTACGAGAGCTGGCTGCATCGCTATTCCGTCAAATAG